The Magallana gigas chromosome 6, xbMagGiga1.1, whole genome shotgun sequence genome includes the window TCATTGAAAGAAATGTTATGGATTTGGGAGCAGTTTTAAAACTGAACACTAACTATGAAAACCAAACTTTACATACTTATTAAAAAGGTTTAGATCTTTCAACtggaagagagaaaaaaaatggctCTCAAAAACTGTGAAGGTCTTTTCTTAAGTTTCTGACCATTCATCAAGCATGTTCATAATCCAAAAGCATTTTTTGAACCATATTTAAACAGAATCTACATTCTACAGTTTATCATGTTGAAAAAGAAAACCCACCAAGAAAATGAGGCAAACCTTGGTCATGGAGACTCTTTGCCCAATCAACCTTTTTGTGTATTCTATAAGAATAAACAAGATCCAGACTGTCATACCTCTAGGAACCTGATATTTCTTCCCATCATTCCTGATGTACTGATTCTCCAATAGTTTTTCTTTTTCGTTCTCCATCTGAAATACTGTTTACAGagacaaataaatcatttattcaccaaaacaaaatacataaaagTTTGGGCTTATTTTTATCAGTATTTATAGCAGTATTTACAGTAGTTCTCTCCAAGAGTCCCTCAAGAAATACTTTAATTTCAAGTTACTAGAATTGGACAAGATGAACAATAATTGATGTACCCCTTTCCTCTTCCCTGAGTTTTGTGTCCTCTTGCTGGAGTCGTGACAATTTTTCTTTCACACTCTCCAAGCTTTCCTTCTTGGTTTGACTGGACTCTTCCCTGcaatgaataaaattgaaacaaattatatacaaaaatctCATTAATTACTGTTTTATCATTATGTTTTCAGTACCGGTAATAACCATAAACCTTACCTTTTTACCCAAACAGGTTCCGCCTCATCTGGGTCATCTTTGTAAGGTTGAGACACAGTCTTGCTCTGTTGAATAGCAGTCTTGATATCAGCTATGGCAGTATCGAGTGCTTCCCGTTTGGCTTTCAGATCCTCCATAATGGCTTTGGTATCCATCTCCTTTGGTTTGCTCTTCTCTTTAATACCATACTCCCTATCCAGGTTTTCTAACTCCTGTGCTATATCAGCTCTCTGCCTAGATCTCAGCATGGCTGACGGGGACTTGTAGACATGGTTAGAGCTACCTTCCTCAGTGTCACTCGCCTGGCTGCTAGATAAGCCATCCTCTACTATAGGCATTCCAATGCCGTTTTTCTCTCCATCTGATATAATACTTTCCACCTCCACACTATCACATTCAGTGTTTTCTGGGGACAGTGAAAAGGCCTGCTTCTCCTCTATCTGGGGACTATCAGCTGAATCTAAGGGAATCTCTGTTAACATGTCCTCACTTAAATTTTGCATTGTATTTGTATACTCCATGGTTTGTAGACTATGAGATTTTTCTGGTGAATTCTCTCTTGAAAAGTCATCAGAATTTGAGAACCCACTGAGAGTCATACCATTTTTCTTGGCCTCCTCTGCACTAGAATAAGCCAGTCTCATTCCAACATATGAGTCTCCATCTTGAACTCTGGCATACTTAACATAGTCATATTCATTTTCCACTTCATTACCAGGGGACGATAAACTATTCACAATATTTCCCTGATTATcaatttccttcatatttctaGCATCAATAACCAAGTCCTCCTCAAGGTTTTCTTTTACATGGGGTTGTATGAAACACTGGGGTCTCACGTTGGCCATTTTCACCAACTGAACAACTTCTTCCTCCTCGATTGTGTCTTCAGTTCGATTGCCATCACTCGTGTTACTTGAATTGTCCCCTGTTTTGTTTAAGCGATTGTGTGTTGATTTTTCTAACTCCCGTTCAGCACTTGAAGTATCCCTCCCACTCCCAACTGATCCCTCCCTATCACTTCCACTGCCCATGGACCCCTCTCCTACTCTACATGCCATGCCTGGTGACTGTTTCCCAGACCTTATCTTGGGCTTAGCTCCCTGTGCACTAAAGATTATACTATCAATGTCTTTTTCATAATTCTTAACTTCTCCCATCACTGGAATGTTATTCCTAATTTCCAagctatttcttttatttactattttatCACTTTGCAAGCCTTCTGCTTTACCCTCCCTGCTTAGAGGAAagctactttcactttcaccTTTTGCAACTGACTGTCTACTAATACGGTCTAATTCATCTTTAGTCACCATGGTATCACGTCTCTCACTCTTCACAAACTCTTCACACGCGTCCTGCTTGCACTTTGACGATATTGCACAGGGTAGGTCTTTAATATCACAGCTTAGTGCCACTTCCTTGGGAAAGTCCACAAAGTCTGAGGGAATGGAGTCTGTGCTGTCTTCACTTTCCTGGCGGGATAAAACAACTCCACTTCCCTCTCCTTCCTCCAAGAGGTTCTGATAAGACAAGGTGCTTATTTCACTTGGATGTCGGGAACTCTCCTCCTCAAACTGCACTTCCAGACTGAAGTTATCGCTGCGAGGGGAAAACGGCCGTCCGGATGGGTCGCCTCCACAAGCCCCTTCTGCCAGATATGGCTCTGACGGCTCTGGTTTCACATCATCCAAGTTGATCTCATCCTCGATATCAGACATAATGTTGTTTCACACCTGCAAAAAAGTCAAATCAATGTGGTCTATCACAGTAGTAGAATTATAAGCACTGGTCTCTTTTACTGGAAATCCCTTGGCGTTTAAAGGCAATCAATATTATTGCAACATGTAACATTGGTTAACAGCATTAGAAGGAAATACTGAGAGACTTCTATGTTGAATTACTAATATTGTCTCGATCAATGTTGCTTTAATAATTGATTTCCTTATGCACAAGACTTTTATACATGTGGTTCTTGAGGTTTTTCTAACAGAATTACTGCACTATTTTTGGTGAACGTTACTTTCCATAAAATGGTATAAACAACCTCTGGAGTCAATTTTCTTTGCAAATCCCAGTAATGCACCAAGCTTTCTTATCAATACTTAAATCTCTAAAAAGAAGGCTTTGCTTCAAGATTTGTGTAATGCATGCTCTACCATTCACAACAAAATACTCATCTCTGTCCATTTTCAAGAATCTTTCTTAAGAAGGGTACTCAATTAAACAGttcatgaaataataattttgaaataaatatcaaatctaataaacaaaaaaagaaacattttgagacaattatcatgaaaattctaagaAAAATAGGTTCAGGTACAcatcaaataaaatacacaatatGTTCAACTTCAAATAATCATAAATGAAAGATAGAATGATATACTATATCACATGTTTATGAAGCATGCAGTTGTAAATTGTTAGCATCTTTCTACATTACCTGTCTATATTTGATTTACActaattatttatcattttaattctaCAGGGAAAATATCCTATAAACTTGATAAATTTTTGCTGATCCAAAAGATTTAACACTTTTAATCTTAGCAACAGGCAACATGAAGCATACAATGGTAAATTCTCTCTATGAGAAGTTCATGCATTTACCTGAGAAGTGAGCCTGGACACACCTTTCATCTGCTTCACACCATCACCATCCTAAATCTGTGTGGAAAAACAAGAAAATTCAACATCAATAAACCTATTCCATACCATTCaactacaaataaaatggatgacaataacataaaattatttttctgcatTGTCTTTAGTCCATCAGATAGATAAATGGTTCATGCAGTGTGTCTTTTGATGCAGGCACCAATCTGTTTCATATGAGTttcatctttatgaaaaaaTGCACTGAAATATCAGATATTGCTTCTCTGACAATCCCTCTGTACAATCCTTGTGATAACCATGGCTAGTGTCCAGTTTCCACATTGTATTGATTCCAGTTTTACTGCCTTcccttttacatgtattagcatGATTAGAGTGCTATTAAATTGCAGAGCATGGGAAATTTGAAGGCCATGCAGAACAAACTTATCAATAACCTCTGATGCTACATGCAGTGAGTATGGTGACAACAGTCTTCAACATGAAGTCTACAGATATAATCTTTTCAATTATTATCTTTTCAATTAATTCACGCCTCCCTTACCCTCTGTCTACATagcacaaatatttttttaatcaaattttcagaATTCGGATCCATTCATCTTTTTGTAACAATGgaacattaaacaaaaaattcagtCTGTGACTCAGATGACTCTTATTCCTAATCACAAAACTACAATTACACTTAATTATTTAATCTAGGAACATAACTAatactttttcttctttttttaagtttaaaaataaatcatatatcatacattgttttagaaaaaagaaTGTCATTGACATTAGttcaatgttattttcattgttGATATATTGCTGAATTATAACATTACCTTTTCAGATCAGAGTAACAAAACTCTAGAACATAATTAAAACCTTGAACTTTTTTGCTATCTATCAAAAACAGGAAATGACATTGAAGAAGACACAGCAGAACACATTAGCAGACTGTATCAAAGCCACAGTGCAAAGGTTTCACTGATCATGACGTAAACACAAAACTATCATGAAGATAGAGATTTCCACAATACAGCAAAGTCTcactatctaaaaaaaaaaaaatcaccatttctactgaatttttgaaaatctaatCAGTTATTGATTTTCCATGTTTCAGAATCGAGAGACTGGTCTCTGCAGTTGTTCAGACCAAATACCCTAGGTGCAACAACTCTTTGTTATTCATGTATCACTTGTATTGATCATAGTTATTACAGTGCACAGTCAATGGTGCATCATGTCGCTGTTCTCTCACAGTTAGACGACAGGCCATCAAATATCTAACCTGtctttaattcagttttaatttaGATCATTTTTAATATCACCTGTCTGAATTATAGTATGTCAGCTTTCTTATTCTGATTCAATTTAAACCAGGCACAggtatatatatacttgtatataaataaatacatgtataaacaaacaagaatagctcatcaatttatcatttaaaaatataacactcAAAGTATCATGGTCCATCAGTATTATGAAGCAATGTAAACATATCATATAGAGATTTTTATACCatgatttttaacttcttaCTCATTAGATtaagtacatttatttgtttgaCAAAGGAATTGATCTTAATTGTTATCTTTACCgattatttatttgaataacTAATTAAGCttggttaaaattttaaaaaataaaatgaagagaTCTATTGTGAAAGCCAGTAAGCGTAGCTATGGTTCAACAATCATAGAGTAAATGCAGATGAAAGCAGACTTGACTTCATATGATGCTTTTCTTCTGGAACAAGATTGTAAAATAGAAGTCATGGCCAGTCTGACTATACTTATAGTCATATACTTATAGTCAGACCActcaaatgcaaaataaaataattttccgTAGAAATTAACTGTCATGAATACATTCTTTAACAATaggtaaaatcaaattttataattctaaTCTCAAAGTACACATTTTACTggtttatgaattttaaaccaTTTTCAGTACTGAATTAAAACGTAATGTGGCTtgtgaaaaattattatcaaaatttaaaggtCATAAgataaactttcatttttagACTTGAAATGGATAAGCATTCTAAGAaggaatcaattttttttaggaattttgACCTCTTTGGCTATTTCTGAAGACAAAACTTTCACGTTTTACGTataaaacatgacgtcataatgtagactgagcacacAACGTTTAGTTTATCTTTGACTCATGATTTGTGTAGGCAGGTGGATCCTATACTTTCTGCGTTTCAAACCATTTATTTCTGCTCTTGGCCTTACAGTCCCATTGTATATATctttcatgaaaatattttgtttgttcaagcaattGTTAAATGtcttctgtaaaaaaaaaaaaactgcttgaaaacaagctgtttaatgttaaaaatacgAAAATGGCAGGGAAAggtttataacttttttatgcGATTTTAGGCAtttagatcaaaatgaaaattttcaaaaaaacttCATAAGTATATCTGTACTAAGGAAACAAAGAATAATAGTAACTTAATGATGTTTATTATAGGGTGCTATATTTGGCCCGTATCATAAACATAGTCCTTTCAAGTTCCTTGACTGGTGATTTTATGATAACCATGCAGCTGCACCATTATCTACAGTCTTACAAAATTGCTGTCCTTTCTTTCCTTAAAATGTCTTAAGCTATtacaaaatgtaattattaaagtacattttgttgaacatattatatagggtccacgcagaaaatatataagcgaggttaaaccggatgctatggggaaaattcagcctgcgcatgagctagcctggttcctgtgcgtagctcagggaaccaggctagcacacgtttatctgaatcaggatcgggattccgtgccatatgcacacataagttcaaaggcgctgtaattgtaaagttgtcggtaaacagtacagaaacaaagtattcctttaaaaaatgattggcatgtgatatgaactatcagtattatgaaataagttattgttatgccgaaactacaacatgcatcaaatagcatgatttgcaatgttttgttgttttccgaatacacaagtaacttaactttacttttatagtaggtgaggctagagaacttcccgattaaattttttaagcatttaagtatgattgaataattatgtcactgtataaaagtttaaatctcaagaaaaatgcatcatatGTCACTGCATAggtaacaaagtagtgcgaatcgtaatgtgtgcgcaaataatAGAATTCATCAGATGCCTTATActgtacatgcaaacttcattcatagatagatcataattattttagaagtatgaatcctttaaattctgagataaaaagtcagggctatacaaacatgtatatgtaatacaacgtacaaatttagtggttaaaagcagagggctagagtctgTGGAATCTCTTATATtaaatcttaaggctttcactttttcgttggaaacacatacAAATGGTCCACATATTGTTGTCCTTTTtgaaaggacagcaacttgtattaatttatagGTGTTGAGCATGATCAGAACTatgcataaaacagcttgttcaGACTTTGGCTTCACAGACTGCCGAAGGACTGTACCAGGGACATTATCCTAGAAAATATGTCCCTGACAGTGTATATAGAGCTGAACATGTGCACATGACATGTGGTACAAACCACAACTGACAGCAGCTGCTGTCCCCAACTCCCAGCAGATTCAGAACTCAACTATTCACATGCTTTCATTCAAATTCCATTATATTAAccacataaatatattttaccatGTGCACCTTATTAACATTCCATTGTTCCGATTTAGTTAGTCACCAATATTCTGCATACATTcttcaaaaaatcaatatttcacTATCCCAGTGACATCATCAATATTTACCGTTGTTTCTTTGCATTTGGCTATGACATCCAAGTTATCCACAGCACTAAATAAACGAGACGGATCAATGCATATGATTTTCTCTCACAATTTCAATGAATTAGTTACTTTCATTAGAAAAAGTGTATTTATTTATCTCAGTTGCCGCATCATTATGGGTTCAGTACAAGTGCTGCCATCTAGCAGACGAAAATGTTGACAGGAAGTGCGACGATTGAAAAAAGTACCATAACGGACAATCCATTAATTTTGATACAACTACatggtaaataaatatttggctccattaacataaaataatttgatttttaaaaaaattaagaatatgGACGAAGATTAATTCAAGTTTATGTCTTGATTTCCAAATAAACTTATCTATTTTCCATTTTTGCCCGActttataatttcaaaagtaaataatattgtaaaaagttaattTTGCGAATCTTCTCAGATTTTAATTAAATCCAATGGtagatttatttatctaatcaGAAACATTGAATTGTAAGGGGTTTTTGAGGTCTCCTTGTGTCTGGGGTGCACAACTAATTCGACTCTAATACATTTCGCACCCTAAGCGCACACATTTGAAATTGCGATTTGTCTTTAATGAAGATTAGTGAAATATGTTTATTGCTGGGTTGCTGTTTGTTCTTGTGGAGATAACATAATTATAGAATTACtagatatataattttgatataattctACTAATTAATGATAAAGAGTTTAACgttgtttaaaaatcatatgtCTTCGCAAGCTGAGTATCCGACTTTTCAAGAGACAATCAAACTGGATTTGAATTGAGTATTGGCTACTTGAGATGCCtgtaaattaaagatttaaataataatttttactgaGGTATTCAGGCATTCATCAAGtcacatcattttttttttcagtagaattttaattaaatcaaagatttttttaggTCGTTCCACGACGGCATTTATTCTGACGAGTCTGTTTTGTCCAAATACCTTTTAATTTAATGAAACATGAATTTGAGCTGAggcataaatattttatttatgtttcagATTTGAGTGATAAATTTGAACGCGTCAAACTTACATTTATTTCTCAaccgttaaaaagatataatcaAATAtgataacaacaaaaaatattttgggtaATTTAAGAGTCAACATCGCGGATAATATCGGacttaaaaaacattttcattcttgttttggtttttataGTTTACAAGTGCTTTATCAATGCATTTCTTCAATTCATTTCTAATGATtagccaaaatttgagtgtcagtcgaaGAGttaattataagcaagatacatagctcATAATATTctttgctacatgtacatatgtatataaacaagGCTCGTACCACGTTTTTCTTACACGGCTTcaagttctttttcaagctgatttttctatttGCTAATTTCTTTTGAACATAAAAAAGCACTTCCTAGCGTAAAACTTGCAGCATGGAGtttacaaaatgtaaacaaaaaaaacatgattCGAACTTTGTTTACAAACTCGGAGCTGCGGGTTCTGAATCTCGCATAAAACTCGACGATTGAAATACAAATTTTGACTGAATATTTGtaaagcattgttaacattaaacggaaaaatgaatttgaccaaaatcgtgaccatgtccctttaagcagtttaaatggggggggggggggggggtcaatgtATTCGTAATCAGTGTTAGCATCAAGTTTAGCGCACTGAATGTGATCGACTAAAAAATATTCCAAccaattttaattacaaatatgattttaaagtaGCTATTATAAACACTTTAATGCATGAAGCTTTCTCATTTTAGTTAGCAAAAGTTAGTTAACTATATTTCTGTTATCACCCTGTGAAGTATAAGTCAGTTCTTGGTAAAAATAGAATACATGCACGTACTCTAGATCTagatttaatcaaagtactgaagtactgacgggagttgattttatcgattatcatttgttttaaaatcaatttatcttgcatagcaattagtttctagtttgtatttgaattaagcacttttttataatatgaatttttagacttttccgacaagaatttcctgaaaccccatatgaatcatgttgtgtaatatttaaagatagatttcaacaactagtatgtattagttatcgaaacaattctaaaaattgtatggatccaagcactgttgatatcgaactctagtctcgttttACTAGACGCTCGATCGGCTGTCTCAGTTAATATCCGACTAGCAAGGGCgcccctctctgcttgtcgcagatttacggagacagccgagcgtctggtcaCAGTGAacaacgagactatattaactctggcgtaggaatacataagactacaaaaatatctaaattgttcgtagtataaaaaaattgactattttcaaagtgtttacaGATAAGTTTCcatgaaaaacaatgcttcagcatacattacatcgaatttttttctattattttcaagaacttagtcttgtcagcgCTGATGATTTGtacttaggtccaaacactgtttcactttcggtttgccagactaattgcataggagagttgatgaaactcaactcccaaaaataaaataaaatcatgtacTCGATTAATTGTTTCCGAATTCATTATCTTCTCAAAGTACATCAGATAGTGGGTTTCATGCAATATTCTGATAGGTGAAAGTATGCATGACATGACCTATCAGGGGCAtatcattcattaaaaaaactcTATGTTCTGTGTGGGAGTATATAACGTCAACACATAGGCGTcagaaccggggggggggggctttttttgCAAAGGTTTGCAGAAATATaccaaaaatacttttttcttcttcttgtttttgtttCCCTGTCCAGCTAGCTTTctgataagtctagcccccacttttaatttgcttttgacagggacgtatatacttcCCTCCTTTTGACGCCACTGCAACATTTACAAGAATCCTCATACACGGATCCAGTTCTaaactttttttcaagaaaGGGGGAGGTTTCCAAGGGATAATGTTGTGtttatcggggggggggggggggggtcaaggcCAATTTTCGTAAATTTTGAGTTTTTCCAAAGGGGTTCGGACAAATCCTCTTTCTCTATAGTTCCACGTATGATTCTCATACTTATTATCATTATCAGATAATATCTTATTATATTTCGTTCCACAGCAAAATGATtcgtatttcttttttgttggTGTTGGTGGGTAAATTATATTAGGAACAAATAGCGCTACCACCGGATTACGCGTGGCATTTCACAACATCCGAGAATACACGTGACCGTACGGTCTTTTCCGACGAGTCAACGAAGGAGGACAGCTGAACATTTTATAGTGGTTGTCCATCTAAGACTCGATCCAAGATGGTAGGCTTcatctattatttttaatgtcttTTGTCGATTATTGAATGATTGTAGTGTTTAATTTTGAAGTTTAAGAtgcaaaagaaaagaaacaatgtGTGAATTGAAGTGATAAAAAATGGTGTACCAATTTGACATACGCCGGCCATGAAGCAAATTGAAGTCCATATAGATCGTGAAACGTCATCTGTGTTTATCAGAATATGATGTGAATAGACTACCAATAagtttatttatgtattttatatgaACTTTCTCTCATCCGAGATCTCCAGACACTAATGCGTATCACAGAAATTAAACACCCTGTCCAAAATGTAGGGTGTAAACAAATGCATGAAAATTATTCACATGTAACAACTTATGGACACTTGAAAGAATTGATCTTTTATATAACATCTGTAATATCTTTCGATGTGTTAAAATTGTGCTCTCTCATTTATGAATGTTTTGGACTGCAATCGTAGAAATGTCCTGTATGTTATACAGAAGTCTACTGCTTTCTTTCCAGGTGAACTTTACCGTAGACCAGATCCGTGAGATCATGGATCGTAAACACAACATTCGTAACATGTCTGTGATTGCCCACGTTGATCACGGCAAGTCTACTCTGACTGATTCACTAGTCAGCAAGGCCGGTATCATTGCCTCGGCCAAGGCAGGAGAAACTAGATTTACAGACACTAGAAAGGATGAGCAGGAGAGATGTATTACCATCAAGTCCACGTAAGAGttgaattcaatatttcttttgtgATTGTTTGGTCTATGACCTATGTTAGGGTGAAGATGGGATCGGTAAATTGAAATGTTTGGAAGAACtctaaaattcatttcaaagaACTTTTTAGACTAAAGGGTTGTGTTTTGCCAAATGATTAACAACAAGTTCTCGGTTGATTCCTTACATAACATTCTGTTAGTACCACTGTATCTGTACTACTTTCAGTGCCATCTCTCTGTACTATGAATTGAAGAAGGAAGATTTGCAGTACATCCAGGGAGAGAGGGACCCAGAGGGCCGCAATGCTTTCTTGATCAACTTGATTGATTCCCCAGGCCACGTTGACTTTTCTTCTGAAGTAACTGCTGCTCTGCGAGTAACTGATGGAGCTCTGGTCGTTGTTGACTGCGTATctggtaaatgaattgaaacaaATGCATCACATTTTCTCcttgtattttcaattttattggtCAAACTTTTGAccaaatttgatatttacagATAAAATGTCCAAGTAACTAAACCTAAAATAGGACTTTTTGCATTTCACATTTTAGTTTGCACTTCAGTAAAACCCTAAATTGCCCAATCTGAATTCAATGCTTGATGTTTTAAAGGTGTGTGTGTGCAGACAGAAACTGTATTGAGACAGGCTATTGGAGAGAGAATCAAACCAGTTCTCTTCATGAACAAGATGGACTTGGCTTTGTTGACATTGCAGCTTGAGGCAGAGCCCCTCTACCAGGTCTTCCAGAGAATTATTGAGAACGTCAATGTCATCATTGCTACCTATGGAATCGAAGACAACCCTATGGGAGAAATTTCTGTATGTATTAGGTTGAGATacaatttgatattaaacaaataacaaaacgAAAAACAGGAATAGAGTCAATTTTCTTTTGGCCAAAAAATTTAGTTTCTTTGTTCTTAGGCCAgtattttctaaaacatttgGCTGGGcagtgtttatttttctttttatttcataaaaaagggATGCCACTTGGAAACTACAATTTAAAGTGTGTTTAATGGAAGCTTTATTTTAAGGTTAAGATACAATAATTGTTCAAGGGAAAAATAATTAGAATTGATAATTTAGGTTGACCCCAAAAAAGGAACAGTAGGATTTGGAGCTGGTCTTCACGGGTGGGCTTTCACCTTGAAAGATTTTGGAGCCATGTACAGCAAGAAGTTTGGAATTCCTGAGgataaattgatgaaaaaactGTGGGGAGACAACTTCTACAATGAGAAGGACAAGAAATGGTCCAAGGATGCCAATGCTGGAGATCGTGGATTTGTCAAGTATATCTTGACCCCTATCTACCATGTCTTCACCACCTGCATGAAGAGCCCCAAAGAGAAATCACTTGCTCTGGCTGAAAAAATGGGAGTGAAACTCACAGCTGAGGATAAGGAATTGGAAGAGAAACAGCTCCTGAAGGTGATTATGAGGAAGTGGCTCCCAGCTGGAGATGCCATGTTGCAGATGATAGTCATCCATCTTCCATCCCCCGTAACTGCTCAGCGATACCGTATGGAGAACTTGTATGAAGGACCTGATGATGATGTAGCTGCTATTGGTAAGTATGATACTTAGTTTGAGCTGAAAACTATTTATTAAACTTGGAACTAATTTTTAAGCATTGAAAAATGAAGTTGTTAATCTGAATAGCTTAGAATAGTTAAGCTATTTTATGAAGGTTCCTTTAAACGCTTGCGAAGTAATTAAGGGTGACTTTTGCTATGATGTAATTGAAATAATATGCagatttaaaaagaagaaaaaaacaactgcATAGAATTGTTCTCttctttttcatgttttttttttttttttatgtatttagcTGTAAAGAACTGCGACCCCAAGGGAGTCCTTATGATGTACATCTCCAAAATGGTACCCACCACCGACAAGGGTAGATTCTACGCTTTTGGCCGTGTCTTCTCTGGAACTGTTGCCACTGGTAT containing:
- the LOC105322410 gene encoding amyloid-beta A4 precursor protein-binding family A member 1 isoform X5 → MSDIEDEINLDDVKPEPSEPYLAEGACGGDPSGRPFSPRSDNFSLEVQFEEESSRHPSEISTLSYQNLLEEGEGSGVVLSRQESEDSTDSIPSDFVDFPKEVALSCDIKDLPCAISSKCKQDACEEFVKSERRDTMVTKDELDRISRQSVAKGESESSFPLSREGKAEGLQSDKIVNKRNSLEIRNNIPVMGEVKNYEKDIDSIIFSAQGAKPKIRSGKQSPGMACRVGEGSMGSGSDREGSVGSGRDTSSAERELEKSTHNRLNKTGDNSSNTSDGNRTEDTIEEEEVVQLVKMANVRPQCFIQPHVKENLEEDLVIDARNMKEIDNQGNIVNSLSSPGNEVENEYDYVKYARVQDGDSYVGMRLAYSSAEEAKKNGMTLSGFSNSDDFSRENSPEKSHSLQTMEYTNTMQNLSEDMLTEIPLDSADSPQIEEKQAFSLSPENTECDSVEVESIISDGEKNGIGMPIVEDGLSSSQASDTEEGSSNHVYKSPSAMLRSRQRADIAQELENLDREYGIKEKSKPKEMDTKAIMEDLKAKREALDTAIADIKTAIQQSKTVSQPYKDDPDEAEPVWVKREESSQTKKESLESVKEKLSRLQQEDTKLREEERVFQMENEKEKLLENQYIRNDGKKYQVPRGYDSDDDDEEGVQYTRNIKGKKYASLPRDDSFDHGRPRQPAVNGSGHTQTQSDGSSDSNEYNYSKRNRLNSKSDTDDYGSDVEAPSKTSYVKQKPGDFDTDEETDVLLQKPYQKDSKVDIPELTQPPVNRSAQEERRTKAKEASIHDPENPSVLIEGVLFRAQYLGSTQLISEGQPSKAMRMMQAQEAVGRIKAPEGENQPSTAVDLFVSTEKIMVLNTDLQEIMMDHSLRTISYIADIGDILVIMARRRLLSSPGEESLRKKKQAKILCHVFESEEAQLIAQSIGQAFQVAYMEFLKANGIEDPSLMKEIDYQEVLNQQEIYGEELNLFSNKERQKEVIVPKMKGEMLGIVIVESGWGSMVPTVVLANMYPSGPAARCGQLNIGDQIISINGISLVGLPLSACQNYIKTSKNQTVVKLTVVPCAPVVEVLIKRPDVKYQLGFSVQNGVICSLLRGGIAERGGVRVGHRIIEINNQSVVAVPHEKIVSLLANSVGEIHMKTMPTSIYRLLTGQETPHYQ